A region of uncultured Carboxylicivirga sp. DNA encodes the following proteins:
- a CDS encoding TonB-dependent receptor: protein MKKIFFLLLLMVPIGLLAQTVTVAGKIEDSMGDPVPGVSILLKGSTSNGTISDIDGNYSLQGIPSDGVLVFSFIGMETVEENVAGRTSISVVMQESSIGLNEVIAVGYGTQKKGSLTGAISSVGAKDLEAVPAATVSSALAGKIAGVSFRMPDGRPGASATISIRNMGEPLFVIDGIQKDVGQFNNISPNDIESITVLKDASAAIYGVRAANGVVLVTTKSGKKGETNRINVNAYYGWQNWSRFPKTTNAYEWQLGKVEADINDGVPVNNVLSPEELAKWKAGTEPGYQSFNWYDFIIQPNSPQNSVNVSTSGGTDKIDYYLSYTKLHQNSVLGREFTFNRQNIQSNVNAQIAKRLKVGASINGRIETRDNPGVPGGDDYWAPRFALFKNKPMDRPYANDNPMYINNIGHNDTNWGLLNKKDSGYWTEDWRVMQLNFTGEYEFPVKGLTAKGMYSYYYADRLMNGHEYTYETYTYFPDRPEGEQYDVTFSMQNPWRERGTHKNIEQVYQGHLNYVRDFGKHNVAATFVAERIERRELDVWVHAVPKTNALPLLYFADMDSYRDIDWESARIGYVGRVNYNYANKYYVEVAGRKDASWQFINDKRWGFFPSTSFGWRITEEQFMKNLLGDSSFDLKLRASYGELGDDNVHIGAFDYMTGYNYNSVTAVMDGVTVAASRDKGVPITNISWFTSQITDIGADFSLMNSRLNGTVDYFYRKREGLRGQKWDILTPAEMGYGLPDENVNSDATMGAEISLSYDGKAGDLNYSVGGNISYARNKFLDRYKPRWGNSWEHYRTADIDRWTGTFWGYEVIGQFQSMDEINNYTVDVDGSGNSTLLPGDLIYKDVNGDGTIDGRDERPIGYALDQNPILNYGFNISMAYKGFDFRADFSGGSMYSYNRNWEMRWPYQGDGALLADFYNDRWHRADPYDINSEWIAGKYPALRYNKGGHSNYNKQSTFWLTNVRYLRLRTMELGYTLPKDLVGKVGIENLRLYVSTYNLFSLDNLKDAGVEPEVMDQNGLQYPQNSMVNIGVNLTL, encoded by the coding sequence AATTATTCATTACAAGGGATTCCGAGTGATGGTGTTTTGGTTTTCTCTTTTATAGGGATGGAAACCGTTGAAGAAAATGTTGCAGGTCGAACATCGATTAGTGTCGTAATGCAGGAATCCAGTATTGGATTGAACGAAGTAATTGCAGTTGGTTATGGTACTCAGAAGAAGGGGTCATTAACTGGTGCAATTTCAAGTGTGGGTGCAAAGGATTTGGAGGCAGTTCCTGCTGCCACAGTAAGTTCTGCGTTAGCCGGTAAAATTGCTGGGGTTAGTTTCCGTATGCCTGATGGTCGCCCGGGAGCTTCAGCTACTATTTCTATTCGTAACATGGGAGAACCTCTTTTTGTTATTGATGGAATTCAAAAAGATGTTGGTCAGTTCAATAACATATCTCCAAACGATATTGAGAGTATAACTGTATTGAAAGATGCATCAGCTGCTATTTATGGAGTACGTGCTGCCAATGGAGTTGTATTGGTTACGACAAAATCGGGTAAAAAAGGTGAAACTAATAGGATTAATGTTAACGCGTATTATGGTTGGCAAAACTGGTCGCGTTTCCCAAAAACAACCAATGCTTATGAATGGCAATTGGGTAAGGTAGAAGCTGATATTAATGATGGAGTACCAGTAAACAATGTGCTAAGTCCGGAAGAGTTGGCTAAATGGAAAGCTGGTACAGAGCCAGGATACCAAAGTTTCAATTGGTATGATTTTATTATACAGCCAAATTCGCCTCAAAACTCAGTTAATGTTAGTACTTCGGGTGGAACAGATAAGATTGATTATTATTTGTCTTATACCAAACTGCATCAAAACTCAGTATTAGGTCGTGAGTTTACTTTTAATCGTCAGAATATTCAATCGAATGTAAATGCTCAGATTGCTAAGCGATTAAAGGTAGGTGCAAGCATTAATGGACGTATCGAAACCCGCGATAACCCTGGAGTACCGGGTGGTGATGACTATTGGGCACCTCGTTTTGCATTATTTAAAAATAAACCAATGGATCGTCCTTATGCCAACGATAATCCTATGTACATTAATAATATTGGACATAACGACACCAACTGGGGATTATTAAATAAAAAGGATTCAGGTTACTGGACAGAAGACTGGCGAGTGATGCAATTAAACTTTACAGGAGAATATGAATTTCCGGTAAAAGGTTTAACTGCCAAAGGTATGTATTCATACTATTATGCAGATCGTTTGATGAATGGCCATGAGTATACCTATGAAACCTATACCTATTTCCCTGATCGACCAGAAGGAGAGCAGTATGATGTTACTTTTAGCATGCAGAATCCTTGGAGAGAACGTGGAACACATAAGAATATAGAACAGGTATATCAAGGGCATTTAAATTACGTAAGAGATTTTGGTAAGCACAATGTTGCTGCAACCTTTGTGGCTGAACGAATTGAAAGAAGAGAATTGGACGTTTGGGTGCATGCTGTTCCTAAAACCAATGCTTTGCCGTTACTATATTTTGCCGACATGGATTCTTACAGAGATATTGACTGGGAATCTGCTCGTATTGGTTATGTTGGTCGTGTGAATTATAACTATGCCAATAAATACTATGTTGAGGTGGCTGGTCGTAAGGATGCTTCTTGGCAATTTATCAATGATAAACGATGGGGATTCTTCCCATCAACATCTTTCGGTTGGAGAATTACCGAAGAACAATTTATGAAGAACCTTTTAGGCGATTCAAGTTTCGATCTTAAATTGCGTGCATCATATGGAGAACTAGGTGATGATAATGTTCATATTGGAGCATTTGACTATATGACAGGTTATAATTATAATTCGGTCACAGCTGTAATGGATGGAGTTACTGTTGCTGCTTCTAGAGATAAAGGAGTGCCAATTACCAATATTTCATGGTTTACCTCGCAAATTACTGACATTGGAGCAGATTTCTCATTGATGAATAGTCGCTTAAATGGTACAGTTGATTATTTCTATCGAAAACGTGAGGGATTAAGAGGGCAAAAGTGGGATATATTAACCCCTGCTGAAATGGGATATGGTCTGCCTGATGAAAACGTGAATAGTGATGCTACAATGGGAGCTGAAATTTCATTATCATATGATGGTAAAGCAGGTGATCTTAATTATTCAGTTGGCGGAAATATCTCATATGCAAGAAATAAATTTCTTGACAGATATAAACCTCGATGGGGGAACTCGTGGGAACACTACAGGACAGCGGATATTGATCGTTGGACAGGCACTTTCTGGGGTTATGAGGTAATTGGTCAGTTCCAATCGATGGATGAAATCAATAATTACACTGTTGATGTTGATGGTTCAGGTAATAGTACCTTACTTCCTGGGGATTTAATATATAAGGATGTGAATGGTGACGGAACCATTGATGGTCGAGATGAGCGTCCGATTGGATATGCTTTGGATCAAAACCCGATTTTAAACTATGGGTTTAATATAAGTATGGCATACAAAGGATTCGACTTCAGAGCTGATTTCTCAGGTGGATCCATGTATTCGTATAACAGAAACTGGGAAATGCGCTGGCCTTATCAGGGAGATGGAGCCTTATTAGCTGATTTTTATAATGACAGATGGCATCGTGCAGATCCATACGATATCAATAGTGAATGGATTGCAGGTAAATATCCTGCATTACGCTATAACAAAGGTGGCCATAGTAACTACAATAAGCAATCTACATTCTGGTTGACAAATGTTCGCTACCTGAGACTTCGTACAATGGAACTCGGATATACTCTTCCTAAAGATTTAGTTGGTAAGGTAGGTATTGAAAACCTAAGATTATATGTAAGTACCTATAACCTTTTCTCTCTTGATAATCTGAAAGATGCAGGTGTTGAACCTGAAGTGATGGATCAGAATGGTTTGCAATATCCACAAAACAGTATGGTGAATATTGGCGTGAATCTTACGCTATAA